The DNA window GCTTTCTTTGGTGAACAAGCGGTGCAGAGTCATTAGCACCTCGGATGTTTTCTACTCAATCAAGATCGACTTCTCAGAAGATGGGCTAGAGAAACTGGGGAAAATAGCAAGATCTTCCTTGGCACCGTGCGTGAAGGCACTTCATTATGATGCATCTAACCTACTTGATCCGCGTATGTCACTCGACTGTGGTTTTTTTATTCGCTAGCTTATCTTTATAGTTATTCAGCATCAGGATTACTTCTCCACTTGCGTATATACACCGCAGGAGTATACTAGGGATCTAAATGACTTCCAATGGAACCTAAGAGGCAAGGAGTTCTCTTATAAAGCGATACACTCTTACTTTAGAAGGCTCGCTAGAGATCAAGGTTTGCTTTTAAAAGAGAGGAGTGATATTCGCATATTCTCAGAATCTCTTCCATATCTCTTGAACCTAAGAGCCATCAAGCTTTCCTTTACTAAAACAAGAGAGGATCAGTTTCTATGGTTCGCTAACCGCTTATTTCTCGAGAGTGAGGAATCGTTTCTAATTCACCTTGAGACGGTGTCGAGAGGTATAGTCGCAGCTCACCACAATGAAATAGCTATTGAATCAGTCGAGATTGATGGGCTACATCCAAAATCTGCCTTTACAGATGCCAATATACCGGAAGTTGTGAAAGCTGCCCTGATGTTAATCAAAGACTTCAAACTAGTGGATAGTCCAAGACTGTTGAAGTTGATGTCTTCTGTCCCTTTGCCATCATTGCGGCGTCTCGAATTGGCAAGCTGTTGGCTTGTGGGCTCAGATCTAGTACAGTTTTTGGAACTCCATGAAGTGGTCGTACAACATGTACATTTCCACAGCATTAGACCATTATATGAGAGCTTACAGCAGATGGGTAAGTGTATGAAGTGCTTGGAAGAATTCTGGGATATTTtgtctggtgctggagatATTGGCGAGTTGGCACACCTTGTAATTTTACGAGACCCCGTGTCCTAGTATTGACCAAAGATTTATCTATTTTCAGTGGCTTACTATCTGTCGTATACCACAGAAAAAATAATAGTCTTGGAGTCGGATTTTCAACGCTTGTATACTACCGCTGTCATAGTAGGTCAGTAACCTTAGACTAAGAGGTATTGCCACTATGGTAAACCACTATACCTGATAAAGATTTAAAAAAAATTAATATTGGTTGAACCTGAAACAGCTCCACACCAGAGAGAGATATATAAAGCCCGTGGATCACTTTGAATAGATCCGTCGATTTCTGATCAAGATGGACGAACAACCTCACCTCCCGGGTAATGAAAAgcgggcttcttggagatCAACATGTAGGAAGCGCCTTTCTCTACACATATGTAGGTCAAAACATGCCCTCAAAACATTTATACTAACAATAGCATTAGGGGAGACACTTGGTATCAAAGTGAAGCCCTCTGAAGTGCGATTGAAGACCGAGGATTATTTGCTCTATGAGTGGCAGATAGATGATCCGGCACTGGAACCACTTTTTCAGAAACATCTAAGTAAGCACTCGGTGGGTGCCTATATGCTGCTTCACCGAGAAGTTGGTCAGAAGTTTCGCGCAGTACACCCCGAGAAGGTGACTCAAATCGTGGCAAAGTGAAAAGAAATCCAGCTTATGAGAAGTATCATaggaaaataaaaagcaGTTAGATCTAAATCTTTTGGCTAATTTACAAGCTGAGAACCTCAATCTCAGTGAGAAATTGAGGATTGCGGAAGAAAAAGCATGTCGTCATGAACAGGCCTTGaaagaggcggaggaagagatcaacaATCAGAAGTCAATCCTCAGAGAAGCCCAAATGACCATTCATCTTCATCAGCAGGACATCTTGGATTGGATGGCGCTTTCTGAGTGGTATCAGCTTAGATGCTTACAGTGCTCAGAAGTACTGGGTCAAGCAATGGCTTTCCTGCAAGGATTCCCGTCTGAAATCACAGCGTGGCCTTCAGGTCAGGCTTAAGAAAATCTGTTAAAGTCTCTGTACTCCTCTTCTACAGCAATACGAACAATACGTTCCAGAATAATAGATATGAGATTCGTCTGTGCTTGAGTTCCCTAGAGATATGTGAGGGGCGGGCTCTGCTTTATCACGTCATTCTGTTTCTAAGAAGCCAAGGTTAGAGAAGCATCTCCAATTCGTAGGGAAGTGGATAAAGAACTTAAAGTTCATGTTTCGCGCTAGTAGCCATCCCGACTCCAACAACTCGTCTATGGACCTGCAGCACCTTTCTGGGCCTGCAGCACCTTTCTGgacctccagcacctttctggacctgcagcatctttctggacctgcagcatctttctggaCCTGCAGCACCTTTCTGGGCCTCCAGCACCTTTCTGGACCTGCAGCACCTTTCTGGacctgcagcatctttctggacctgcagcatctttctggacctgcagcatctttctggGCCTGCAGCACCCTTATGCTATCCGCGACTACAATTCAATTGCATAAATGCATATACTTGTTTATGAACACGCCCTTATCCCGGGCATCAGCTTTGGATCTCAGTCCGAGTGGATATATAAATATAGACGTATCCTATCAACAAGTACTCTACTTCTATCAAATCAGAATTTTGCTCTGAAGATGCCtaagggaaagaagaaaaaggccaagaaggccCAAAAAGATGCTCGTGATATGCAAACGCCCGCTTCTGACCGGGCTTCAGACCGTGGTTCCGACTCTGAGCCCCCGAATGTCGGGTCTTCGGCTCAACAAGATGTGGAAAAAGCTCACAGCCGTTTGAACAAGTTCACCCGAAGCCCCACCCGCAAAGAGGATTTTGCTCCAGGAGAGCTAAATGATGACCACGAATCAAATGACAACACTGATACTGAACTAGAAGATGCGTCTGAACAGGACGTTCCGGTTGAAGACAAACCTGATCCTGTAGGACGCTGGGTTAAGGACATCATTCAAGATGAGGCCAAAAAAAGGTCTGAAAGAATGGTTGAAGAGTTCTTCACGGCCGTTGAGCCCCAATATGAGGAGTGCATACAGTTTTTCCAGAGACTTAACCAGCAAATCAGGGCAGCTAATGATGCACATGGTATCAACGACATTGATAACGGCATTATTCCTGAGCGTTTCTACGTGGATCTATGTCAGACTTGGCGGCAACAGCACACGAATGCAAAAGAGAATAACTCCCAGGAAGGCGCATGGGAAGCATTTCACAAAACCCACGACCTTATAAAGCTTTTCAATAAACGACACCGTCTTCCTAAGTCTTGGAACATTAGCTCTGTGTGGGCCCAGCAAGATATCGGCAGCCCAGATCCCAGAGCCGATGCGGATTCCGACACAACCAATTTATCCAATAGTGACAGTGATGAACCCAAGCACCTGAGCGAGCTTTCAACAAACGAAGAGTCCAGTGCCGAATACGAACTTGACAAAAATGGTGATCAGTCAACAGGTCTTGATGCTTTAGAAGCGCGAACCATGAAACAGCAACGTCGATTGACCTCAGCTAAAGTCTTGTATTGGTGGCCTAAAGGAACTGGCTCCCAGATATTCGTGCGCTATGGAGACCGGTTGACTTCAATATATCGTATTCGGGCTGGATCACATGAA is part of the Penicillium psychrofluorescens genome assembly, chromosome: 4 genome and encodes:
- a CDS encoding uncharacterized protein (ID:PFLUO_006450-T1.cds;~source:funannotate) → MPKGKKKKAKKAQKDARDMQTPASDRASDRGSDSEPPNVGSSAQQDVEKAHSRLNKFTRSPTRKEDFAPGELNDDHESNDNTDTELEDASEQDVPVEDKPDPVGRWVKDIIQDEAKKRSERMVEEFFTAVEPQYEECIQFFQRLNQQIRAANDAHGINDIDNGIIPERFYVDLCQTWRQQHTNAKENNSQEGAWEAFHKTHDLIKLFNKRHRLPKSWNISSVWAQQDIGSPDPRADADSDTTNLSNSDSDEPKHLSELSTNEESSAEYELDKNATSIDLS